In a single window of the Zea mays cultivar B73 chromosome 5, Zm-B73-REFERENCE-NAM-5.0, whole genome shotgun sequence genome:
- the LOC100277796 gene encoding uncharacterized protein LOC100277796, which translates to MASHLDFRCLDEGLGGERGKRKRREDASAAAADSMDLDADAPRPSKLRAMPSLSDPSKPASFGQPTYDGVIAGRLSGRRWKEPRTRRSSAVAVSRKPIPLEQRVREKSLKRAYQARKAELKEEIRQNKVAKRKAREEREKRKQENVLRTGTKLQRVTNPKTIQKIAKSKKRKQLKVVPDEFFGGKKSEASRRMQVPGLEN; encoded by the coding sequence ATGGCTTCCCACCTTGACTTCCGCTGCctggatgagggcctcggcggcgAACGCGGCAAGCGCAAGCGCCGCGAGGATGCCTCGGCGGCGGCCGCGGACTCCATGGACCTCGATGCTGACGCCCCCCGGCCGTCTAAGCTCCGCGCCATGCCTTCCCTCTCCGACCCCTCGAAGCCGGCCTCCTTCGGCCAGCCCACCTACGACGGCGTCATCGCAGGGCGGTTGTCGGGGCGCCGGTGGAAGGAGCCCCGCACCCGGCGGTCGTCGGCCGTGGCGGTGTCGCGGAAGCCGATCCCGCTGGAACAGCGCGTCCGGGAGAAGTCTCTGAAGCGCGCGTACCAGGCCCGCAAGGCGGAGCTCAAGGAGGAGATCCGGCAGAACAAGGTTGCGAAGCGGAAGGCCCGCGAGGAGCGGGAGAAGCGGAAGCAGGAGAACGTGCTCCGCACGGGCACCAAGCTGCAGCGGGTCACCAACCCGAAGACGATCCAGAAGATCGCCAAGTCCAAGAAGCGCAAGCAGCTCAAGGTCGTCCCCGACGAGTTCTTCGGCGGCAAGAAGTCGGAGGCCAGCCGGCGCATGCAGGTGCCTGGACTTGAGAATTGA
- the LOC100272953 gene encoding Isocitrate dehydrogenase [NAD] regulatory subunit 1, mitochondrial → MARRSTPLLRRLLAPSPSPSASTPLAGAVSRRTVTYMPRPGDGAPRGVTLIPGDGIGPLVTGAVRQVMEAMHAPVYFETYEVRGDMPTVPAEVIESIRRNKVCLKGGLATPVGGGVSSLNMQLRKELDLYAALVNCFNLPGLPTRHDNVDIVVIRENTEGEYSGLEHEVVPGVVESLKVITKFCSERIAKYAFEYAFLNNRKKVTAVHKANIMKLADGLFLESCREVAKKYPGIQYNEIIVDNCCMQLVAKPEQFDVMVTPNLYGNLVANVAAGIAGGTGVMPGGNVGQDHAIFEQGASAGNVGNEKIVEKKRANPVALLLSSAMMLRHLQFPSFADRLETAVKRVIAEGKYRTKDLGGTSTTQEVTDAVIAKLG, encoded by the exons ATGGCGCGGCGGTCGACCCCTCTCCTACGCCGCCTCCTCGCCCCATCGCCTTCCCCCTCCGCCTCCACTCCCCTCGCCGGCGCCGTGTCCCGCCGCACCGTCACCTACATGCCTCGCCCGGGGGACGGCGCCCCGCGCGGCGTCACTCTCATCCCGGGCGACGGCATCGGGCCCCTCGTCACGGGCGCCGTGCGGCAGGTGATGGAGGCGATGCACGCGCCGGTCTACTTCGAGACATACGAGGTCCGCGGCGACATGCCCACGGTCCCCGCCGAGGTCATCGAGTCCATCCGCCGCAACAAGGTCTGCCTCAAGGGCGGCCTCGCCACCCCCGTCGGCGGCGGTGTCTCCTCCCTCAACATGCAGCTCCGGAAGGAGCTCGACCTCTACGCCGCGCTCGTCAACTGCTTCAACCTCCCTGGTCTGCCTACCAGGCACGACAACGTGGACATCGTCGTCATTCGGGAGAACACTGAGGGCGAGTACTCAGGGCTCGAGCATGAGGTAGTTCCTGGCGTAGTCGAGAGTCTCAAG GTGATAACAAAGTTCTGCTCTGAAAGAATTGCCAAGTATGCTTTTGAGTATGCATTCCTTAACAATCGAAAGAAAGTGACAGCAGTGCATAAAGCCAACATCATGAAGCTTGCTGATGGTTTGTTCTTGGAGTCTTGCCGTGAGGTTGCAAAGAAGTACCCTGGAATTCAATATAATGAAATCATTGTGGACAACTGTTGCATGCAGCTTGTTGCAAAGCCTGAACAATTTGATGTTATG GTCACCCCAAATCTTTATGGCAATCTGGTGGCTAATGTAGCTGCAGGTATTGCTGGAGGCACTGGTGTCATGCCTGGAG GTAATGTGGGGCAGGACCATGCTATCTTCGAGCAAGGTGCTTCTGCAGGAAATGTTGGAAATGAGAAAATTGTGGAGAAGAAGAGAGCTAACCCTGTTGCACTGCTGCTATCTTCTGCCATGATGTTGAGGCACTTGCAATTCCCATCTTTTGCTGACCGGCTGGAGACGGCAGTTAAGCGTGTCATTGCAGAAGGCAAGTACAGAACCAAAGATTTGGGCGGCACCAGCACCACCCAGGAAGTCACAGATGCGGTCATTGCCAAATTGGGTTAG
- the LOC100272953 gene encoding isocitrate dehydrogenase [NAD] regulatory subunit 1, mitochondrial isoform X1 — translation MARRSTPLLRRLLAPSPSPSASTPLAGAVSRRTVTYMPRPGDGAPRGVTLIPGDGIGPLVTGAVRQVMEAMHAPVYFETYEVRGDMPTVPAEVIESIRRNKVCLKGGLATPVGGGVSSLNMQLRKELDLYAALVNCFNLPGLPTRHDNVDIVVIRENTEGEYSGLEHEVVPGVVESLKVITKFCSERIAKYAFEYAFLNNRKKVTAVHKANIMKLADGLFLESCREVAKKYPGIQYNEIIVDNCCMQLVAKPEQFDVMVTPNLYGNLVANVAAGNVGQDHAIFEQGASAGNVGNEKIVEKKRANPVALLLSSAMMLRHLQFPSFADRLETAVKRVIAEGKYRTKDLGGTSTTQEVTDAVIAKLG, via the exons ATGGCGCGGCGGTCGACCCCTCTCCTACGCCGCCTCCTCGCCCCATCGCCTTCCCCCTCCGCCTCCACTCCCCTCGCCGGCGCCGTGTCCCGCCGCACCGTCACCTACATGCCTCGCCCGGGGGACGGCGCCCCGCGCGGCGTCACTCTCATCCCGGGCGACGGCATCGGGCCCCTCGTCACGGGCGCCGTGCGGCAGGTGATGGAGGCGATGCACGCGCCGGTCTACTTCGAGACATACGAGGTCCGCGGCGACATGCCCACGGTCCCCGCCGAGGTCATCGAGTCCATCCGCCGCAACAAGGTCTGCCTCAAGGGCGGCCTCGCCACCCCCGTCGGCGGCGGTGTCTCCTCCCTCAACATGCAGCTCCGGAAGGAGCTCGACCTCTACGCCGCGCTCGTCAACTGCTTCAACCTCCCTGGTCTGCCTACCAGGCACGACAACGTGGACATCGTCGTCATTCGGGAGAACACTGAGGGCGAGTACTCAGGGCTCGAGCATGAGGTAGTTCCTGGCGTAGTCGAGAGTCTCAAG GTGATAACAAAGTTCTGCTCTGAAAGAATTGCCAAGTATGCTTTTGAGTATGCATTCCTTAACAATCGAAAGAAAGTGACAGCAGTGCATAAAGCCAACATCATGAAGCTTGCTGATGGTTTGTTCTTGGAGTCTTGCCGTGAGGTTGCAAAGAAGTACCCTGGAATTCAATATAATGAAATCATTGTGGACAACTGTTGCATGCAGCTTGTTGCAAAGCCTGAACAATTTGATGTTATG GTCACCCCAAATCTTTATGGCAATCTGGTGGCTAATGTAGCTGCAG GTAATGTGGGGCAGGACCATGCTATCTTCGAGCAAGGTGCTTCTGCAGGAAATGTTGGAAATGAGAAAATTGTGGAGAAGAAGAGAGCTAACCCTGTTGCACTGCTGCTATCTTCTGCCATGATGTTGAGGCACTTGCAATTCCCATCTTTTGCTGACCGGCTGGAGACGGCAGTTAAGCGTGTCATTGCAGAAGGCAAGTACAGAACCAAAGATTTGGGCGGCACCAGCACCACCCAGGAAGTCACAGATGCGGTCATTGCCAAATTGGGTTAG